The Pantoea vagans genome contains the following window.
GATAAAAGGCATGGCCCCCACGCTGCCCAGCACGGTCCAGAACAGCACCACAATCAGGAAACCTTCACGCGGTTTGAGTTCGGTTTTCTTTTTGCGGTTAGGCCACCACAACAGCGATCCAATCACAATCGCCATCATAAATGTCTGGCTGAATGCGCGTCCGGCACCGTCGCGGTAAATTAAGGCCACCAGCCCCGGCAGGATCATGGTCACCGAGAATAAAATCACCAACAGGCCCACGATGCGGGTAATGGCGCGAAAATGCATTCAGCCGTTTCCTTTAACAGATGCTTTTAATGGTCCAGCGGGATCAGCGTCAGCGCGCCCCGGCTGTAATCAGAAAGGTTTTGCCGAAAGCCATCAATCTGTGGATGCGGCAGCGCTAACCGTAGCGCAATACGATCCTGATAATGGCTCTCTTCGATGATGCCGTCAAAACGTTGCAGCAAGCGCTCGATATCGCTCAACTGGGCATAGTCACATTGCAGAGTAAAAGATTGCATCGGCACTTTACGTTGACGCGCTAACTGCTTCAGACCCTGTTGCACGCCGCCACCGTAAGCTTTTACCAGCCCACCCGTGCCCAGCATAATGCCGCCATAGTAGCGCACCACCACGGCGGTAATTTCACCGACACCGCTACCCATCAACTGGGCCAGCATAGGTTTGCCTGCGGTACCTGAAGGTTCTCCGTCATCAGAGAAGCCCAGTTGCTGCGAATCTGACGGAGAACCCGCGACCCACGCCCAGCAGTGATGGCGGGCCGCGGGATGCTCCTGCTTCACCTGCTGCACAAAAGCCCGCGCCGCCTCAACGCCATCGGTATGCGCCAGCAACGTAATAAAGCGGCTCTTCTTGATGGTTTCCTCGCTGAGGCTCACGGTCTCAGCGGGAATATCGTAAGCATCCATTAGGCCAGATGCAGATCGCGCGTCATATTTTCAACACGATTGGCGTGAATCACCACATTATCCTCAATACGAATACCGCCGTACGGTTTCAATGCGTCAATCGCCTGCCAGTCAAAGTATTGGCTGTACTTGCCGCCGCGCAGCGCGGCCAGCAGCGAATCAATGATGTAGAAGCCAGGTTCGATGGTCAGCACCATGCCCGGCTCCAG
Protein-coding sequences here:
- a CDS encoding IMPACT family protein, whose protein sequence is MDAYDIPAETVSLSEETIKKSRFITLLAHTDGVEAARAFVQQVKQEHPAARHHCWAWVAGSPSDSQQLGFSDDGEPSGTAGKPMLAQLMGSGVGEITAVVVRYYGGIMLGTGGLVKAYGGGVQQGLKQLARQRKVPMQSFTLQCDYAQLSDIERLLQRFDGIIEESHYQDRIALRLALPHPQIDGFRQNLSDYSRGALTLIPLDH